In the Methyloterricola oryzae genome, ACTGGGATAATATTGCGAGACAAGTCGCGGAGATTTACCAACTCTGCATGCCGTCAAGAACTTAGGCAAGAAGCACGATAAGCTGTCAGTACACGATCTTCAGACGCTAAAATCAGCGAAGTTGCTTAAACCTTTCGCATCCCTCGGATCATCAATTCGGTAATTTCCGCCGACCGCGGAAGCGACAAGGCAGACACGACGGTCTGGGCGATATCATCGGGCTGCAGCAACAAGCCGGGGTCATAGATCCGGCTTTCCAGACCAAAAATTTTCTCTTGCAGCGGCGTCGCCGTTCGGCCGGGAAATACGCTCAACACGCGCACGCCGTTGGCGTTCTCCTCTGCCCGAAGAGCGTCGGCAAAAGCCTTGAGGGCAGACTTACTGGCGCAGTAGGCCGCGAGCGCTGGTCTGGCGGAAAGCCCCGCGCTGGAATTGACGAATACAATCTGGCCCTGGGATCGTCTCAACGCTGGCAGACTGATCTGGGTCAGTGCGCAAGGCGCCCGCAGGTTAACCGCATAGTGCCAGTCCATGTCTTCCGTTCCAGTGTCGCCAACCAAGCCCCGGCGATAGGCACCCGCGCAATGTACCAGAGCGTCAAGGCCCTCCAACCGATCCTCCACATAGTGACGAATTGCAGCCAACCCTGGCTCTGATGACAAGTCGGCGCATAGAGGAACCGCGGATTTGCCACGCTTCCCAATTTCCTCACATACCGGCGCCAATTTCGCCGCATCACGACCAATAAGGACGATTGAATCCACCAAAACCGTAAGGCCCAGGGCGATGGCTCGGCCGATACCGCTCCCAGCCCCGGTTATGATCGCGGTGCGTTCAGTCATCGATCAGGGGCAATTTCAAGCGCGACCTGCCGGCCGCAACAACTCCGCGTCTTGCAGGCGCTCGGCCGCATGACGAATGGTGGCAAAATCGATCCCAGAGCGCTCTGCGATATCGAGCAAAGAATGCTGACCGTCTGACTGATTCAGGATCCACAACACCGCCATCTGAAAGTCTTGCTGCCGATGCTGACCACCGACCGCCTTATAAAGTCCCCTACGGCCAAGTTGCGGCTCGCATTTTGGATTCTGGTTGACCAAGACTGCGTCGTTTTCTGCCAGTTCGATGAAATCCAGACACAGCCTGAGACTCTCTTCCAAGGACTGCTGTTTGACGAATTCGAGGTTGTCGGCTGAGGTGTGGTATTCGGGATAGCAGCCATGCGGCGTGCGCATCAGGCATCCCACCGGCAGATCAAATCCCGGAGAACAGAACTGCCGCTCGTCGTAGCCATAGGGTGAAAAGTCTTGGATTTGACTCGGCACTCCGAAGCGCCGTAATGCATGCTCCATGTAGCGGTCAGTTAATGAGTCTCCTCGTCGGCTCCGCTTGTAGGTGAAGCCACCGGCATCGCCTATGCAGGTCAACACCAAGCCGTGGACGATGCGTGAAGCCCACTCCTCATTGCGGGAAAGCCAGACGATTGAACCGATCGTTCCCGGAATGAAAAGAAACCGGTAACTCAGGCGTGTCTTCATGCGAGTCAGCATGTCCGCCAGAGTTGTCGCCACAGCAATCCCCGACAGATTGTCGTTACCCAACGAAGGATGGCAGATATGACAGGAAAAGAGCACCTCTCGTTCTGTCTCTCCTCGCACCAGAAACTCGCCATAGTTCAGCACACCATCACCCAAGCTGGTGTCAACAACCACCTCGTAGGAGCCATCTTGCAGGGACTGTAACTGGTTATGGGACAGGCAAAAGCCCCAAGACTCACTGTAATAAGAAGTGCGGTAGGGAACCCAATCCGGGTGCTCCGGGAGACTGTGCAGATGCGGCTTCAAATCCGAGAGGCTCATCACTCCGCGAAATGGCGCGCTGTAATTGACCAGGTGAAGGTTGAGTCGGGCGAAATCGACAACGGTATCCCCGTTGGGTCCCTTGATGTAAGCCCCCTTC is a window encoding:
- a CDS encoding SDR family NAD(P)-dependent oxidoreductase; the encoded protein is MTERTAIITGAGSGIGRAIALGLTVLVDSIVLIGRDAAKLAPVCEEIGKRGKSAVPLCADLSSEPGLAAIRHYVEDRLEGLDALVHCAGAYRRGLVGDTGTEDMDWHYAVNLRAPCALTQISLPALRRSQGQIVFVNSSAGLSARPALAAYCASKSALKAFADALRAEENANGVRVLSVFPGRTATPLQEKIFGLESRIYDPGLLLQPDDIAQTVVSALSLPRSAEITELMIRGMRKV
- a CDS encoding DUF4910 domain-containing protein, which produces MRISEAKTELLKEPEILGGMRPLMEQLYPICRSITGQGVRDTLEVIGSRIGLDMVAVPTGTQAFDWTVPKEWNVKGAYIKGPNGDTVVDFARLNLHLVNYSAPFRGVMSLSDLKPHLHSLPEHPDWVPYRTSYYSESWGFCLSHNQLQSLQDGSYEVVVDTSLGDGVLNYGEFLVRGETEREVLFSCHICHPSLGNDNLSGIAVATTLADMLTRMKTRLSYRFLFIPGTIGSIVWLSRNEEWASRIVHGLVLTCIGDAGGFTYKRSRRGDSLTDRYMEHALRRFGVPSQIQDFSPYGYDERQFCSPGFDLPVGCLMRTPHGCYPEYHTSADNLEFVKQQSLEESLRLCLDFIELAENDAVLVNQNPKCEPQLGRRGLYKAVGGQHRQQDFQMAVLWILNQSDGQHSLLDIAERSGIDFATIRHAAERLQDAELLRPAGRA